Proteins encoded in a region of the Lycorma delicatula isolate Av1 chromosome 6, ASM4794821v1, whole genome shotgun sequence genome:
- the PICK1 gene encoding protein interacting with PRKCA 1 isoform X5 — MIEYDDDYFLEEDKMGMTITSGIVTIKKDDANLIGISIGGGAPLCPCLYIVQVFDNTPAAKEGTLQSGDELVGVNGNSVKGKTKVEVAKMIQSCKDEVSIKYNKLHADPQQGKTLDIVLKKVKHRLVENMSAATADALGLSRAILCNDTLVKKLEELEKTEVTYRGLVDHAKRLMKALYNLLQVHKDFGNAFAAIGVREPQPRASEAFRQFGDYHRQMEKSGIKHLKAMKPILSDLGTYLNKAIPDTKLTIRKYADTKFEYLSYCLKVKEMDDEEYGYAALQEPLYRVETGNYEYRLILRCRQDARARFAQLRSDVLVKLELLDNKHVQDVVGQLQKFVAGLVAFHSETYQLLKDNTLFPIEMDLAHSAFQYQSTSPVVQDEDDDDGDDELLQPAEEAIESDSTDIKALLDIESLTLNNEESTTDDIINIVSGVQSNSMSSISNELSALSQDLLPELDITPTADLLSDFAAFRYNNQTEALGTSQLQQQPQKQQSQPQLPQQQLPSQNSKSENETTPTGVLIGIE; from the exons GTTTTTGATAACACACCTGCAGCAAAAGAAGGTACATTACAAAGCGGTGATGAGCTGGTTGGTGTAAATGGAAATTCTGTAAAAGGAAAGACGAAAGTTGAGGTTGCTAAGATGATACAATCATGCAAG GATGAAGTAAGCATTAAGTACAACAAATTACATGCAGATCCACAACAAGGGAAAACATTGGATATTGTCCTGAAAAAAGTTAAGCATCGATTGGTTGAAAATATGAGTGCTGCAACAGCTGATGCACTTGGCCTTTCTAGAGCTATTTTATGTAACGATACTCTTGTAAAGAAATTAGAAGAACTAGAAAAAACTGAGGTTACTTATAGAGGTCTTGTTGATCATGCTAAAAGATTAATGAAGGCTTTATACAATCTTCTTCAAGTtcataaag ATTTCGGGAATGCCTTTGCTGCAATTGGTGTGAGAGAACCTCAACCAAGAGCAAGTGAAGCGTTTAGACAATTTGGTGACTATCACAGACAAATGGAGAAAAGTGGAATTAAACATTTGAAAGCCATGAAACCA ATCTTATCCGATCTTGGTACTTATTTGAACAAGGCAATACCTGATACAAAACTGACAATAAGAAAGTATGCTGATACAAAATTTGAATATCTTTCTTATtgcttaaaagtaaaagaaatggaTGATGAGGAATATGGTTATGCTGCTCTTCAGGAACCACTTTATAGAGTAGAAACAGGAAATTATGAATACAG attgaTTTTACGTTGTCGTCAAGATGCAAGAGCAAGATTTGCTCAGTTACGATCAGATGTATTGGTAAAATTAGAGTTATTAGATAATAAGCATGTTCAAGATGTTGTAGGACAGTTACAAAAGTTTGTTGCCGGTCTTGTTGCATTCCATTCAGAAACTTATCAGCTTCTTAAAGACAATACTTTATTTCCTATTGAAATGGATCTTGCTCACTCAGCATTTCAATATCAATCTACAAGCCCTGTTGTACAg gatgaagatgatgatgatggtgatgatgagCTTTTACAACCAGCAGAAGAAGCAATAGAAAGTGATAGTACAGATATTAAAGCATTATTAGACATTGAAAGTCTtactttaaataatgaagaaagtacaactgatgatattataaatattgttagcGGAGTACAATCAAACAGTATGAGTAGTATCTCTAATGAATTATCAGCACTGTCACAAGATTTACTCCCTGAACTTGATATTACACCCACCGCTGATCTACTTAGTGATTTTGCTGCATTCAGATATAATAATCAGACTGAAGCTCTTGGTACAAGTCAATTGCAACAACAACCACAAAAACAACAATCACAACCTCAACTGCCACAACAACAGTTACCTTCACAAAATagtaaaagtgaaaatgaaactACGCCAACTGGTGTTCTGATTGGTATTGAATAA
- the PICK1 gene encoding protein interacting with PRKCA 1 isoform X6, whose translation MQRKFFVLGMTITSGIVTIKKDDANLIGISIGGGAPLCPCLYIVQVFDNTPAAKEGTLQSGDELVGVNGNSVKGKTKVEVAKMIQSCKDEVSIKYNKLHADPQQGKTLDIVLKKVKHRLVENMSAATADALGLSRAILCNDTLVKKLEELEKTEVTYRGLVDHAKRLMKALYNLLQVHKDFGNAFAAIGVREPQPRASEAFRQFGDYHRQMEKSGIKHLKAMKPILSDLGTYLNKAIPDTKLTIRKYADTKFEYLSYCLKVKEMDDEEYGYAALQEPLYRVETGNYEYRLILRCRQDARARFAQLRSDVLVKLELLDNKHVQDVVGQLQKFVAGLVAFHSETYQLLKDNTLFPIEMDLAHSAFQYQSTSPVVQDEDDDDGDDELLQPAEEAIESDSTDIKALLDIESLTLNNEESTTDDIINIVSGVQSNSMSSISNELSALSQDLLPELDITPTADLLSDFAAFRYNNQTEALGTSQLQQQPQKQQSQPQLPQQQLPSQNSKSENETTPTGVLIGIE comes from the exons GTTTTTGATAACACACCTGCAGCAAAAGAAGGTACATTACAAAGCGGTGATGAGCTGGTTGGTGTAAATGGAAATTCTGTAAAAGGAAAGACGAAAGTTGAGGTTGCTAAGATGATACAATCATGCAAG GATGAAGTAAGCATTAAGTACAACAAATTACATGCAGATCCACAACAAGGGAAAACATTGGATATTGTCCTGAAAAAAGTTAAGCATCGATTGGTTGAAAATATGAGTGCTGCAACAGCTGATGCACTTGGCCTTTCTAGAGCTATTTTATGTAACGATACTCTTGTAAAGAAATTAGAAGAACTAGAAAAAACTGAGGTTACTTATAGAGGTCTTGTTGATCATGCTAAAAGATTAATGAAGGCTTTATACAATCTTCTTCAAGTtcataaag ATTTCGGGAATGCCTTTGCTGCAATTGGTGTGAGAGAACCTCAACCAAGAGCAAGTGAAGCGTTTAGACAATTTGGTGACTATCACAGACAAATGGAGAAAAGTGGAATTAAACATTTGAAAGCCATGAAACCA ATCTTATCCGATCTTGGTACTTATTTGAACAAGGCAATACCTGATACAAAACTGACAATAAGAAAGTATGCTGATACAAAATTTGAATATCTTTCTTATtgcttaaaagtaaaagaaatggaTGATGAGGAATATGGTTATGCTGCTCTTCAGGAACCACTTTATAGAGTAGAAACAGGAAATTATGAATACAG attgaTTTTACGTTGTCGTCAAGATGCAAGAGCAAGATTTGCTCAGTTACGATCAGATGTATTGGTAAAATTAGAGTTATTAGATAATAAGCATGTTCAAGATGTTGTAGGACAGTTACAAAAGTTTGTTGCCGGTCTTGTTGCATTCCATTCAGAAACTTATCAGCTTCTTAAAGACAATACTTTATTTCCTATTGAAATGGATCTTGCTCACTCAGCATTTCAATATCAATCTACAAGCCCTGTTGTACAg gatgaagatgatgatgatggtgatgatgagCTTTTACAACCAGCAGAAGAAGCAATAGAAAGTGATAGTACAGATATTAAAGCATTATTAGACATTGAAAGTCTtactttaaataatgaagaaagtacaactgatgatattataaatattgttagcGGAGTACAATCAAACAGTATGAGTAGTATCTCTAATGAATTATCAGCACTGTCACAAGATTTACTCCCTGAACTTGATATTACACCCACCGCTGATCTACTTAGTGATTTTGCTGCATTCAGATATAATAATCAGACTGAAGCTCTTGGTACAAGTCAATTGCAACAACAACCACAAAAACAACAATCACAACCTCAACTGCCACAACAACAGTTACCTTCACAAAATagtaaaagtgaaaatgaaactACGCCAACTGGTGTTCTGATTGGTATTGAATAA